A section of the Vibrio vulnificus CMCP6 genome encodes:
- a CDS encoding NAD(P)/FAD-dependent oxidoreductase, with protein sequence MEKQSTQVVIIGAGPSGSTASALLHQRGIKVIVLEKAQFPRFSIGESLLPACMEVVEQAGMLDAVNQHGFQFKNGAAFRKQGVYTEFDFTDKFTPGPGTTFQVQRATFDKVLADDAQRQGVEIRYQHEVTEVTFEGSKSRLVVTDEHGQAYQIEADYLLDASGFGRVLPKLLALEEPSCLPPRKAIFTHIVDNIDGDGIAYTRDKILISVHPENADVWYWLIPFSNGVCSFGVVGTPEFFQNYPDDKLAALQQLASEEPGLAQLLKKAQYPNPAGELGGYSANVKHLATPHYALLGNAGEFLDPVFSSGVTIAMKSAQFAVECVEKQLAGKVVDWQKAYAEPLMVGVNTFRTYVEGWYDGTLQEVIFFDDPNPRIKQMISSILAGYAWDESNPYVKESRRRLASLAEFVRELRTETAL encoded by the coding sequence ATGGAAAAGCAATCCACCCAGGTTGTCATTATTGGTGCGGGCCCTTCTGGCTCGACCGCCTCTGCGCTGTTACACCAGCGTGGCATCAAAGTCATTGTGTTAGAAAAAGCGCAATTTCCCCGCTTTTCGATTGGGGAGAGTTTGCTGCCGGCTTGTATGGAAGTGGTTGAACAGGCAGGCATGTTAGACGCCGTGAATCAGCATGGTTTTCAATTTAAAAATGGTGCTGCCTTTCGCAAGCAAGGTGTCTATACCGAGTTCGACTTTACCGATAAGTTTACGCCCGGCCCTGGCACGACCTTTCAAGTACAAAGAGCGACGTTCGATAAAGTGTTGGCAGATGATGCGCAGCGTCAAGGGGTAGAGATTCGTTACCAGCATGAAGTAACGGAAGTGACCTTTGAGGGCAGCAAGTCACGGCTTGTGGTGACGGACGAACACGGTCAAGCCTATCAAATTGAAGCCGATTATTTACTCGATGCCAGTGGGTTTGGACGAGTGTTGCCAAAATTACTGGCCTTGGAAGAGCCTTCTTGTTTACCTCCGAGGAAAGCCATTTTTACTCACATCGTCGATAATATCGATGGCGATGGCATCGCTTATACCCGTGATAAGATCTTGATTTCGGTTCATCCTGAAAACGCCGATGTCTGGTATTGGTTGATACCGTTTTCCAATGGTGTTTGCTCTTTTGGCGTGGTTGGCACTCCAGAGTTTTTCCAAAATTATCCAGATGATAAGTTAGCAGCGCTCCAGCAACTGGCGTCAGAAGAACCAGGGCTCGCTCAATTGCTGAAGAAGGCGCAATACCCGAATCCTGCTGGCGAATTAGGCGGCTACTCGGCCAATGTTAAGCACTTAGCAACACCACATTATGCGTTGCTAGGCAATGCGGGTGAGTTTCTTGATCCGGTGTTCTCTTCCGGTGTCACGATTGCGATGAAGTCGGCACAATTTGCCGTAGAGTGCGTTGAGAAACAGTTGGCCGGTAAAGTGGTCGATTGGCAAAAAGCGTATGCCGAACCTTTGATGGTCGGGGTGAATACCTTCCGCACCTATGTTGAAGGTTGGTATGACGGCACTTTGCAAGAGGTGATTTTCTTTGACGATCCTAACCCGCGCATCAAGCAGATGATCTCTTCTATTCTCGCTGGTTACGCGTGGGATGAGAGTAACCCTTATGTCAAAGAATCGAGACGCCGACTGGCAAGCTTGGCGGAGTTTGTTCGCGAGCTGCGCACTGAAACAGCGCTTTGA
- a CDS encoding methyltransferase — protein sequence MLNHNFDPYNAFEAKTEAQKLSFAPILFHTARTLRDLGILAALDKAGEEGLSAEQIAEQTQVSEYGVKVLLDMALSAHVVMWKKPNYILANLGHFLLHDGMTQANMDFTADVCYAAMMHLTEAIQEGKPAGLKELGDWVTIYEGLSRLPEKAKESWFKFDHYYSDRSFPILLETVFTEKPQHIVDIGGNTGKWALQCCNYDPDVKVTIVDLPRQLELAMANADKQGFSGRIAPFPANMLDKNESLPQNADVWWMSQFLDCFSPMEILSILKRVKENLQQNSIVYILELFCDAQKYDAASYSLNATSLYFTCLANGNSRFYRSEDFLQIVEEAGLEVVERTDNIGLGHTLLKLVAKQ from the coding sequence GTGTTAAATCATAATTTTGATCCGTATAACGCTTTCGAAGCGAAAACAGAAGCTCAGAAACTTTCATTTGCTCCTATTCTTTTTCATACCGCTCGCACTCTCAGAGATCTTGGAATCCTGGCTGCCTTAGATAAAGCCGGGGAAGAAGGGCTCTCCGCAGAACAAATTGCTGAGCAAACTCAAGTCTCAGAATATGGGGTAAAAGTACTGCTTGATATGGCACTGAGTGCTCATGTTGTGATGTGGAAAAAACCTAACTATATCTTGGCAAACTTGGGCCATTTCCTTCTTCATGATGGCATGACTCAAGCCAACATGGATTTCACCGCCGACGTCTGTTACGCCGCGATGATGCATTTGACGGAAGCGATTCAAGAAGGCAAGCCGGCGGGCCTCAAAGAACTTGGTGACTGGGTCACCATTTACGAAGGTTTGTCTCGCCTACCTGAAAAAGCAAAAGAGAGCTGGTTTAAGTTTGATCACTACTATTCTGATCGCTCATTCCCGATTTTGCTGGAGACGGTGTTTACGGAGAAACCACAACACATCGTCGATATTGGTGGCAATACCGGAAAATGGGCGCTGCAGTGCTGTAACTATGATCCTGATGTCAAAGTGACGATTGTGGACTTACCTCGTCAGCTTGAACTCGCGATGGCCAATGCCGATAAACAAGGTTTTTCGGGGCGTATTGCTCCTTTCCCTGCGAACATGCTTGATAAGAATGAATCCTTACCGCAAAACGCGGACGTGTGGTGGATGAGCCAGTTCTTAGACTGTTTTTCGCCGATGGAAATATTGAGCATACTCAAGCGCGTAAAGGAGAACCTTCAACAGAATTCTATAGTGTATATTCTTGAACTGTTTTGCGATGCACAGAAATATGATGCCGCTTCATATAGCCTAAACGCAACCTCGCTTTACTTTACCTGTTTAGCGAATGGTAACAGTCGTTTCTATCGAAGCGAAGATTTCTTGCAAATCGTTGAAGAAGCCGGACTTGAGGTTGTGGAGCGTACCGACAATATCGGATTAGGCCACACTTTGCTCAAATTGGTTGCAAAACAATAA
- a CDS encoding beta-ketoacyl synthase chain length factor has translation METNQQSMSNSSLSLCVNIEKWYANSPGLDNKERWLEWANTGSYPESFDITASNIPAMMRRRMSSLSKLAVHAAIELLNQNDVDYMVFSSRHGELHRSIALVKDILLGEEASPMAFSQSVHNTAAGLTTIATKKPIPLTSIAAGKNTFLSALTEAYLFLSIHPDAKVLLVDFDEPLPQDYAEFETQTYRGYALAMIVSTGQQFAIEAHSAQQPQEHELPQALQFFRGFLQEQVTQWSITGSRQTWTWHKK, from the coding sequence ATGGAAACAAATCAACAATCTATGTCAAATTCATCACTATCTCTTTGTGTAAATATTGAAAAATGGTATGCGAACTCTCCTGGATTGGATAATAAAGAGCGCTGGCTAGAGTGGGCAAATACCGGAAGCTATCCTGAATCTTTCGATATTACGGCAAGTAATATACCGGCGATGATGAGACGCCGAATGAGTTCGTTAAGCAAACTGGCGGTGCACGCTGCCATTGAGTTGCTTAACCAAAACGACGTTGACTATATGGTTTTTTCAAGCCGTCACGGAGAATTACACCGCAGCATCGCCTTAGTCAAAGATATATTACTGGGTGAAGAAGCCTCACCAATGGCTTTTTCTCAATCGGTACATAACACGGCGGCGGGATTAACCACCATTGCAACCAAAAAGCCTATTCCACTGACGTCGATTGCCGCGGGGAAAAATACATTCCTGAGCGCGCTTACAGAGGCTTACCTATTTTTGTCTATCCACCCAGATGCCAAAGTGTTATTAGTAGACTTCGACGAACCATTGCCACAAGACTATGCGGAATTTGAAACACAAACGTATCGCGGTTATGCACTCGCGATGATCGTGAGCACGGGACAACAATTTGCTATCGAGGCCCATTCCGCTCAGCAGCCACAAGAGCATGAGTTGCCGCAAGCGCTGCAATTTTTCCGCGGTTTCCTCCAAGAGCAGGTCACACAATGGTCAATCACTGGCTCTCGCCAAACGTGGACATGGCATAAAAAGTGA